One genomic region from Sphingobacterium multivorum encodes:
- a CDS encoding ATP-binding cassette domain-containing protein codes for MIELTNISKSFGQHQILHEVTYTFDSGKIYGIVGENGAGKTTLFRCIAGLETAIGSIKSDLEPLKNNLGYLTSDPYFLSKLTGEEYIYLLTDARGKQIKNLSERNIFELPLKEYASSYSTGMKKKLALTATLLQDNNYYILDEPFNGIDLQSSIILTEIMLRLKAMGKTILISSHIFSTLKDTCDEILVLEAGHISKSVTRDQFGNFEEEMKEQILKKDIDKLWQ; via the coding sequence ATGATCGAGCTTACGAATATTAGCAAGTCCTTTGGACAGCATCAAATACTCCACGAGGTTACTTACACCTTTGATAGCGGAAAAATATACGGTATTGTCGGTGAAAATGGTGCCGGAAAGACAACGCTGTTTCGTTGTATTGCTGGACTGGAAACTGCTATAGGAAGTATAAAATCTGATTTAGAGCCACTGAAAAACAATTTAGGTTACCTGACTTCAGATCCGTATTTCCTTTCTAAGCTCACGGGTGAAGAGTATATTTATCTGCTGACAGATGCACGTGGTAAACAGATTAAAAACCTCAGCGAAAGGAATATTTTTGAGTTGCCCTTAAAAGAATATGCTAGCTCTTATTCGACAGGAATGAAAAAAAAACTTGCGCTGACGGCAACATTACTACAGGACAATAACTATTATATCCTTGACGAACCTTTTAATGGCATTGATCTACAAAGCAGCATCATTCTCACGGAGATTATGCTACGTTTAAAAGCGATGGGCAAGACCATCTTAATTTCATCCCATATCTTTTCCACATTAAAAGATACCTGCGATGAAATCTTGGTGCTGGAGGCTGGCCATATCAGCAAATCCGTCACCAGGGATCAATTTGGAAATTTTGAAGAAGAGATGAAAGAGCAGATTTTGAAGAAAGACATCGACAAGCTCTGGCAATAG
- a CDS encoding PDDEXK nuclease domain-containing protein, with amino-acid sequence MLSDQTLVSDIKTIIAQSKDNAIRAVDHQRTLMYWHIGKRIFEQEQGGKDRADYGKYIIKYLSAELQPEFGSGFSSRQLNWYRQFYRTFPIVSTLWTQLSWSQYKLLLSLGNEEQREFYIAETIKNNWTVRQLERQINTNLYERLLLSNDKESVLAVAKKEKMPSDAKEIIKDPMVLEFLGLKRESAYYEKDLEGAIIAHLQEFLLELGNGFSFVARQKRIHIEGDEFFVDLVFYNRLLQSFVIIEIKTHKLTHQDIGQLQMYVNYYDRIEKLPHEHPTVGILLCASKNDAVVKFTLPEDQKQIVASQYELYLPTEQQLLDEVNKELDSFVGKGDAE; translated from the coding sequence ATGTTGTCCGATCAAACTTTAGTATCCGATATAAAGACAATTATTGCGCAATCCAAAGATAATGCGATTCGTGCTGTCGATCATCAACGCACTTTGATGTACTGGCACATCGGAAAACGTATTTTTGAGCAGGAGCAGGGAGGTAAAGATAGAGCCGATTATGGGAAATACATCATAAAGTATCTTTCAGCGGAGTTACAGCCTGAGTTTGGTAGTGGTTTTTCATCAAGACAGTTAAATTGGTACCGTCAGTTTTATCGCACATTTCCAATTGTGTCTACACTGTGGACGCAATTGAGTTGGAGCCAATATAAGCTGCTTTTAAGTCTTGGTAACGAGGAACAACGGGAGTTTTATATCGCAGAGACCATAAAGAATAATTGGACAGTTCGGCAGCTTGAGCGACAGATCAACACGAATCTATATGAACGCCTATTGCTTAGCAACGATAAAGAAAGTGTGTTGGCTGTAGCAAAAAAGGAAAAGATGCCTTCTGACGCGAAGGAGATCATCAAAGATCCGATGGTACTGGAATTTTTGGGTTTGAAACGCGAAAGCGCTTACTATGAGAAAGATCTTGAGGGCGCCATTATTGCCCATCTTCAGGAGTTCTTACTCGAATTAGGAAATGGGTTCTCATTCGTCGCTAGACAAAAACGCATCCATATCGAGGGCGATGAGTTTTTCGTTGACCTGGTCTTTTACAACCGTCTGCTGCAAAGTTTTGTGATCATTGAAATTAAAACCCATAAATTAACACATCAGGACATCGGTCAATTGCAGATGTACGTGAATTATTATGACCGTATTGAAAAGCTTCCGCATGAACATCCGACAGTTGGCATTTTACTTTGTGCCAGCAAAAACGATGCAGTCGTCAAATTTACCCTTCCGGAAGACCAAAAACAGATTGTCGCCAGTCAATACGAACTTTATCTACCGACAGAGCAGCAGCTGCTGGACGAGGTGAACAAAGAGTTGGATAGTTTTGTAGGTAAAGGTGACGCTGAGTAG
- a CDS encoding MFS transporter, with product MPAEQKSIYTLQFILLCLSSLLFSSSFNMIIPELPNYLSSLGGAEYKGLIIALFTLTAGISRPFSGKLTDRWGRVPVMAIGSIVCFICGFLYPILTSVAGFLFLRLIHGFSTGFKPTSTSAYVADLVPQKRWGEALGMHGLAFSVGTAVGPAIGSAIFEAFGINVMFYCSSFMALLSILIVINMKETLAKKEKFNLSMLKINRKDIIEWRALPAGIVTFLSYTAYGVILTLIPDWSEYLGLKNKGLFFLAFTIASVLIRFVSGKVSDRYGRPKVIVVGLVIIAIALVAIGIGNSFIGMMIGASIYGVGTGILSPAVNAWTIDLSLPEHRGKAVATMYISLEAGIGLGALLAGLYYSDVILRIPVIMYANAVVLLLALTYMLGWQKRHRAVK from the coding sequence ATGCCAGCTGAACAGAAATCCATCTATACGCTTCAATTTATTTTACTTTGCTTAAGCTCACTCCTATTTTCTTCGAGCTTCAATATGATTATCCCCGAACTTCCCAATTATCTGAGCAGTTTGGGCGGAGCGGAATACAAAGGGTTGATCATCGCGTTATTTACATTGACTGCTGGAATTTCGCGACCTTTTAGTGGTAAATTGACCGATCGCTGGGGACGTGTACCAGTCATGGCAATTGGATCCATCGTCTGTTTCATCTGTGGTTTTCTTTATCCCATTTTAACATCAGTCGCGGGCTTTCTATTCTTACGCTTGATACATGGTTTTTCCACTGGTTTTAAACCTACCTCAACTTCTGCTTATGTCGCCGATCTGGTTCCACAAAAACGATGGGGTGAGGCGCTCGGAATGCATGGATTGGCCTTTAGCGTCGGTACGGCTGTCGGCCCAGCAATTGGCAGTGCTATTTTCGAGGCCTTTGGTATCAATGTGATGTTTTATTGCTCTTCTTTCATGGCACTTCTCTCCATCCTTATCGTCATTAACATGAAGGAAACACTGGCGAAAAAAGAGAAATTCAATCTTTCCATGCTCAAAATAAACCGTAAAGATATCATTGAATGGCGTGCACTACCTGCGGGAATCGTCACGTTTTTATCTTACACCGCTTATGGAGTCATTTTAACCCTAATTCCAGACTGGAGTGAATACCTTGGACTCAAAAATAAAGGGCTATTTTTCCTGGCTTTCACCATTGCATCGGTATTGATACGTTTTGTATCCGGCAAAGTTTCGGACCGTTATGGAAGACCTAAGGTTATTGTTGTCGGATTAGTCATTATTGCGATCGCTCTGGTTGCCATTGGCATCGGAAATAGTTTTATTGGCATGATGATCGGAGCAAGCATCTATGGCGTCGGCACGGGCATACTCTCTCCTGCTGTGAACGCCTGGACGATTGACCTTAGTTTACCCGAGCATCGTGGCAAGGCGGTTGCAACCATGTATATCTCCCTTGAAGCCGGAATAGGACTTGGCGCACTGCTTGCTGGATTGTACTATAGTGATGTTATCCTGCGAATTCCAGTCATTATGTATGCCAATGCCGTAGTTTTGCTACTTGCTCTGACCTATATGCTGGGCTGGCAGAAAAGACACAGGGCCGTAAAATAA
- a CDS encoding TonB-dependent receptor, with translation MKSIKSYLLCVVALVVSERIAAQQYIIKGRVFDLQTQVPLSGALINIPSKESVSADDKGYFEISTNRADGDLNISMLGYKKQVVHYIAGEKELHIQLDGDEVHLNEVRVGAFLSNKSIKETAGAIAVISGDQIRQGSGVSLQGALNSIPGVRMDQSTLSEARISIRGNGVRAQYGIRNVKIYVNDIPITEADGTSRIEALDVNDLGKAEVIKGPASSIYGGGTGGVINFQLLRSPYQEQSLEVSALSGSYGLKRLATAYRSGGDKMNSYVSYGWQQYDGYRDHSNDKRRFLTGNFQFFPSAKRTVTVLLNRTSQDSQIPGALTSAQMEENPKQANATNLDKQAARYQNWTRIGLGQQYRFNDRFSNSTSIFTYFYDLDHPLPYAYLRNYYQSYGGRTRFSYDAGIKLLPTTFTVGAEFNQALTKGVQYVNEHGVEGAISGNSDYKNSLYSLFYQSTTAIGKRTTLALGISYTGIDYQVKDYLISTRSGTKTFKPQASPRIALSHNFGTALSLHASISAGFSPPSSSEIQNEDRSINTRIQAERGTNYELNAKGSFFGARLSYELDLFKMDMKGELIAQSIQQGITIYNNSGRTDHKGVEASIAYLPIREEDGYAVTLLRPYIALTYADFKFVDYKVLGEHNQVTAVYDGNDLTGIAPWVANIGMHMETKYGIYFFGSYFFNDRLPVNDANTVFNSSYQLVNAKIGWRKKLAKHITVDLYAGMDNITNTRYSSLTSLNASGWNGGAAPYYNPSPGRNGFGGFNLKYIF, from the coding sequence ATGAAATCAATAAAAAGCTATTTACTATGTGTTGTTGCTCTGGTTGTCAGCGAGCGTATAGCAGCACAGCAATATATAATTAAAGGACGGGTATTTGATTTACAAACACAAGTTCCATTAAGTGGAGCGTTAATCAATATTCCATCAAAAGAATCGGTTTCTGCCGACGATAAAGGATATTTTGAAATCAGTACAAATCGAGCTGACGGAGACTTAAATATCTCCATGCTGGGCTATAAGAAACAAGTCGTACACTATATTGCGGGAGAAAAAGAACTTCATATTCAGCTTGATGGGGACGAGGTTCATTTGAACGAAGTTCGTGTTGGTGCTTTTTTGAGCAATAAATCAATCAAAGAGACAGCAGGAGCAATTGCTGTTATTTCAGGTGATCAGATTCGCCAAGGCAGCGGAGTGTCTCTGCAAGGTGCATTAAATAGTATTCCGGGTGTTCGGATGGATCAGAGTACCTTGTCCGAAGCCCGTATTTCTATTCGTGGTAATGGTGTTAGGGCGCAGTACGGGATTAGAAATGTAAAAATATACGTTAATGATATCCCAATTACAGAGGCTGACGGGACCTCTCGCATAGAAGCACTAGATGTGAATGATCTGGGCAAAGCAGAAGTTATCAAGGGACCTGCCTCAAGCATTTATGGTGGCGGTACCGGAGGTGTGATTAATTTTCAATTGTTGCGATCTCCTTATCAAGAACAAAGTCTAGAGGTTTCCGCTTTAAGCGGCTCTTATGGACTCAAACGGCTGGCAACAGCATATCGCTCGGGTGGAGATAAAATGAACAGCTATGTCTCCTATGGTTGGCAGCAATATGATGGTTACCGAGATCATAGTAATGATAAAAGACGTTTCCTGACAGGAAACTTTCAGTTTTTTCCCTCAGCAAAACGAACGGTTACCGTTTTGCTAAATAGAACTTCCCAAGATTCTCAAATACCTGGGGCGCTCACGTCGGCACAAATGGAAGAAAATCCCAAACAGGCAAATGCGACCAATTTGGATAAGCAGGCTGCACGCTATCAAAATTGGACCCGAATAGGATTGGGACAGCAATACCGCTTCAATGATCGTTTTTCCAATTCTACTAGTATTTTTACGTATTTCTATGACCTTGATCATCCCTTGCCATACGCCTATTTAAGAAATTACTATCAGAGTTATGGTGGAAGGACCAGATTTAGCTATGATGCCGGAATAAAGCTTTTGCCGACAACCTTTACTGTTGGAGCAGAATTTAATCAGGCACTTACCAAGGGTGTTCAATATGTGAATGAACATGGGGTAGAAGGGGCTATCAGTGGTAATAGTGATTATAAAAACAGCTTATATTCCTTGTTTTACCAATCCACCACTGCAATTGGCAAAAGAACGACTTTAGCCTTGGGAATAAGTTATACCGGTATTGATTATCAGGTGAAAGACTATTTGATTTCTACACGGAGTGGTACAAAGACGTTTAAACCACAAGCTTCACCAAGAATTGCGTTAAGCCACAATTTCGGAACGGCTCTCTCGCTTCATGCAAGTATCAGTGCAGGATTTTCACCACCTTCAAGTTCTGAAATACAAAACGAAGATCGCTCTATCAATACGCGTATACAGGCTGAAAGAGGTACCAATTACGAGTTGAATGCCAAAGGTAGTTTCTTTGGTGCTAGGTTATCTTATGAGCTTGATTTATTTAAAATGGATATGAAAGGCGAGCTAATAGCTCAATCCATCCAACAAGGTATCACGATTTATAATAATTCGGGTCGTACCGATCACAAAGGAGTCGAAGCGTCAATTGCTTATTTGCCCATCCGGGAGGAAGATGGATATGCAGTGACATTGTTGCGGCCTTACATTGCATTGACGTATGCTGATTTTAAATTCGTAGACTATAAGGTGCTTGGCGAACACAATCAGGTAACGGCAGTATACGATGGAAATGATCTCACGGGGATCGCTCCTTGGGTTGCCAATATAGGTATGCATATGGAGACGAAATATGGAATATATTTTTTTGGAAGTTATTTCTTTAACGATCGACTTCCTGTAAACGATGCAAATACAGTTTTTAATTCTTCTTACCAATTGGTGAACGCTAAAATTGGATGGAGAAAAAAACTCGCTAAGCATATTACTGTCGACTTGTATGCAGGAATGGACAATATTACAAATACACGATATAGTTCCTTGACCTCCCTCAATGCGAGCGGATGGAATGGGGGAGCAGCACCTTACTATAACCCTTCGCCAGGGAGAAATGGCTTTGGAGGGTTTAATCTGAAATATATTTTTTAG
- a CDS encoding VOC family protein: MQEHRNPGVYFEIPVSDLNRAIAFYSQLFNFTFEQEDFDNNHMAYFPFQETLSGITGALAKGEIYKPTREGILLYLHVENISTTLEKAMSLGGKELYPVTFHTDLGFAVAEIEDSEGNRIGLHQKL, translated from the coding sequence ATGCAAGAACATAGAAATCCAGGTGTTTATTTTGAAATTCCGGTATCAGATTTGAATCGCGCAATTGCGTTTTATAGCCAGTTATTCAATTTTACCTTTGAACAAGAAGATTTTGACAATAATCACATGGCTTACTTTCCATTTCAAGAAACCTTATCTGGGATTACTGGCGCCCTCGCGAAAGGCGAAATTTATAAACCTACACGCGAGGGAATACTCCTTTATTTACATGTAGAAAATATATCAACTACGTTAGAAAAGGCCATGAGCTTGGGTGGAAAAGAGCTATATCCCGTCACCTTTCATACCGATCTGGGATTTGCTGTCGCGGAGATTGAAGATTCTGAAGGAAATAGGATCGGGCTACATCAAAAGTTATAA
- a CDS encoding TrmH family RNA methyltransferase yields the protein MLSKAQISLITSLQNKKYRKQHGLFIVEGIKSVMEFISSSYEVESIFYTGDANTKVGKILHNIKSHELTDTEFQKISTLKSPQGILALVKLPLQQKIVPSNLKNKFSLVLDDVQDPGNLGTIIRTAEWFGIEHIICSIGTVDAYNPKVVQATMGSLARLQIHYTDLTDFIPATGLKVYGALLNGQSIYQTMWANEGLIVMGNEGNGISDEIIALVDQAVTIPRIGQAESLNVAVAATIFCSEIARQQLT from the coding sequence ATGTTGTCAAAAGCGCAAATCAGTCTAATAACGTCTCTACAAAATAAAAAGTATAGAAAACAACACGGCCTGTTTATCGTTGAGGGTATAAAATCCGTGATGGAATTTATTTCATCAAGCTATGAGGTTGAGTCTATTTTCTACACGGGCGACGCAAACACAAAAGTGGGTAAAATCTTGCATAATATAAAATCCCATGAACTAACAGATACTGAATTTCAAAAGATTAGTACACTGAAATCGCCACAAGGTATCCTCGCTTTGGTCAAACTTCCTTTACAGCAAAAAATTGTACCAAGTAATTTAAAAAACAAGTTTAGCCTTGTACTCGATGATGTGCAGGATCCAGGCAATCTGGGTACAATTATCCGCACGGCGGAGTGGTTTGGAATCGAACATATTATTTGTTCCATTGGAACTGTTGACGCATACAATCCTAAAGTAGTGCAAGCAACCATGGGCTCACTGGCCAGACTGCAGATCCACTATACTGATTTAACCGATTTTATTCCGGCTACTGGATTGAAAGTTTATGGTGCCCTACTTAATGGTCAATCCATTTATCAGACTATGTGGGCTAATGAGGGGTTAATTGTTATGGGCAACGAAGGAAATGGCATCAGTGATGAAATAATAGCGTTGGTCGATCAAGCCGTCACTATTCCGCGCATAGGCCAAGCCGAATCACTCAACGTGGCCGTTGCAGCGACCATTTTCTGCAGCGAAATAGCCCGACAACAGTTGACCTAA
- a CDS encoding BamA/TamA family outer membrane protein encodes MIKYPRFIGFASITLLVLFFASCRSSKYLDDDQALVTKVQISGVTPALKESSETYISNQIRPNSRVNLFIYNTFNTKNGRYKTKKIRNVGEPPHLLDSAMVDLSANQIRRFLFSKGYFKAKVEPTISVSKKRAHIDFKVDEGVPYQVRNIDRKFEDEDIKAIFEREVLPKTAVKSNTQYDAAKLLDEREKLYISMRNNGYYDYLRQYMRAGIDSTIDGPLIDLKINVENPSDSTIHKKYQIDSVYMTIRNYGTMSKKEPRRILDSAKRLLFVDETNSFRWKPLERYMYLRSGQYYSLREENKSYDRLYEMNGFRSVKMQFVKKDSNKLDVHYDFVPRPRMGNQIEGEYTFSSGMSGFNIGNTFSQRNIFGGSEQLEVKLRYGVLFDPRLAGGLSSKIFNNDFQAGVNLVIPRLMVPFHINPGGKFGLPKTTYSMTLQLFDQDKTYSNRYFITSLNYSWYETENKYHSFTPIVLEYRDGRLDSNFRNKLVQEGYQLYVRSNDRQYFGLGTQYTFILNGKKLNSKEDFQYFRGTLDVSGNVLDLISSLAKLPKNADGEKKIFGVPFLQYAKTEFDYRLYRNLGGNRQFVFRFNPGIAIPYGNNSKLLIFEKSFYSGGMNGIRAWQARTLGPGAYNRQSLSEDLRLNLRNLDQLGEIKLEANAEYRFRLLNNFLGAKMNGATFVDMGNVWRLKKDEELNPGGEFKFNKFLGQVAIGTGFGLRFDSDYFVIRLDAGLKLKDPQFSGADQWVIKHFFDSKEFKAQYYETHRPDRYNFIQYNFGIGMPF; translated from the coding sequence ATGATTAAGTATCCTCGTTTTATCGGATTTGCAAGTATAACGCTTTTAGTGTTATTTTTTGCATCATGCCGTTCTTCAAAATATCTTGACGATGACCAAGCTCTGGTTACAAAAGTACAGATTTCTGGTGTCACCCCTGCATTGAAAGAATCATCCGAAACGTATATTTCCAATCAAATAAGACCTAATTCAAGGGTAAATCTATTTATTTACAATACATTCAATACTAAAAACGGGCGTTATAAAACCAAGAAAATTCGGAATGTTGGCGAACCACCTCATTTGTTGGATTCGGCAATGGTCGATTTATCCGCCAATCAAATCCGACGCTTTCTATTTTCAAAAGGTTATTTTAAAGCTAAGGTCGAACCAACGATTTCAGTTTCCAAAAAGCGAGCACATATCGATTTTAAAGTGGATGAAGGAGTCCCATATCAAGTTAGAAATATAGATCGAAAATTTGAGGATGAAGATATTAAGGCAATATTTGAACGGGAGGTACTCCCCAAAACTGCTGTAAAATCCAATACCCAGTATGATGCTGCAAAGTTGCTCGATGAGCGGGAGAAACTTTATATTTCGATGCGTAACAATGGATATTACGATTATTTAAGGCAATACATGCGTGCTGGGATTGATTCCACGATCGATGGACCTTTGATCGACCTGAAAATTAATGTCGAAAATCCGTCTGACTCAACGATACATAAAAAGTATCAAATAGACAGTGTTTATATGACGATAAGGAATTATGGAACAATGTCGAAGAAGGAGCCACGTCGTATACTAGATTCTGCAAAACGTCTTTTATTTGTTGATGAAACAAATAGTTTCAGGTGGAAACCTTTGGAACGTTATATGTATCTACGCTCAGGTCAGTACTATTCCTTGCGGGAGGAAAATAAGTCCTATGACCGATTGTATGAGATGAATGGTTTTCGTTCTGTCAAAATGCAGTTTGTCAAAAAAGATTCCAATAAACTCGATGTGCACTATGATTTCGTTCCAAGACCGCGTATGGGAAACCAGATAGAGGGCGAGTATACCTTTAGTTCGGGTATGAGCGGATTTAATATTGGAAATACATTCTCTCAACGTAATATCTTTGGTGGTTCGGAGCAATTGGAAGTGAAATTACGTTATGGTGTATTGTTTGATCCGCGTCTCGCAGGTGGGCTTTCCAGCAAAATATTCAATAACGATTTTCAAGCGGGCGTGAATTTAGTTATTCCTCGTCTGATGGTTCCCTTTCATATTAATCCGGGCGGGAAGTTTGGTTTGCCCAAAACGACCTACTCGATGACATTGCAGTTGTTCGATCAAGATAAAACCTATTCAAACCGCTATTTTATCACGTCTCTGAATTACTCATGGTATGAAACAGAAAATAAGTACCATAGTTTTACGCCTATTGTGTTGGAGTATCGGGATGGACGCTTAGATTCCAATTTTCGGAACAAGCTTGTACAGGAAGGTTATCAGCTGTATGTACGTAGCAACGACCGTCAGTATTTTGGTTTAGGGACACAATATACCTTTATATTGAATGGCAAAAAACTGAATAGTAAGGAGGACTTTCAATATTTCAGAGGGACATTGGACGTTAGTGGAAACGTATTGGATCTTATTAGCTCCTTGGCAAAATTGCCCAAGAATGCCGATGGTGAGAAAAAAATATTCGGTGTGCCCTTTCTTCAATACGCCAAGACAGAATTCGATTATCGTTTATACCGAAATCTCGGTGGAAATAGGCAGTTTGTCTTCCGTTTTAATCCGGGGATAGCGATTCCTTATGGGAATAACTCTAAATTGTTAATTTTTGAAAAGAGCTTTTATAGCGGTGGGATGAATGGCATACGCGCGTGGCAGGCGCGTACCTTGGGGCCAGGTGCCTATAACCGGCAGAGTCTTAGTGAGGATTTGCGTTTAAACCTGCGTAATTTGGATCAGCTGGGGGAGATTAAACTGGAAGCGAATGCCGAATATCGGTTCAGATTACTCAATAACTTCCTGGGTGCAAAGATGAATGGGGCGACATTTGTGGATATGGGAAATGTTTGGCGACTGAAGAAGGATGAAGAGCTGAATCCGGGTGGGGAGTTTAAATTCAATAAATTTCTTGGGCAAGTCGCCATTGGTACCGGCTTCGGACTTCGTTTCGATTCGGACTATTTTGTCATTCGCTTAGATGCCGGGCTTAAACTAAAAGATCCGCAATTCTCAGGTGCTGATCAATGGGTTATCAAGCATTTCTTTGATTCCAAAGAATTTAAGGCCCAATATTACGAAACCCATAGGCCTGACAGATACAATTTTATTCAATACAATTTTGGAATCGGTATGCCGTTCTAA